Within the Pseudarthrobacter sp. W1I19 genome, the region GGGACAGTGATGCCTTCATCGCGGGTCTGGCAGACCGCTATCCCGAGACCATGAATCGGTTCACTTACGGCGAAGCGGTGTTGGAACAGTTCGTTAGCCAGAAGGCCATGCTCGCGTCCTCGCCGGTCGAAAGAGGCGAGTCGGTGAAGATGCTCGATGCCATAGAGGCCCGGCAGGATGCCGTTGATGCCCTCCGCGACACAATCCACGACAACTACCGGATCGAGCACGGTACCCGAACAGTAGCCAACAGCCAGGAAATCCCCTTGCCGTTCGATGATGACCCCGCGGTTTTTCACCATATGACCTACCTCGGAGATTCCCGCTGGAAATACGAATCCGTTGTGCCGCGCACGCCAAACGCTGCTGAGATTGACCCCATCAGCATGGATGTCGAGTTTCTGACGACTCCCGGGACACCCGAGTACGATGCAGTACGGGCATGGGAAGAGTGGGGTACTCCGTTCCAGGACGTGCGGGTGAGGACAACAACAACTGGTGGACCATTTGCTCACGCCGAGCCGGTGGAGTCGGTCGTGTCCATCATCGAGAAACGGCGTGTCGATGCGCCCCAGCTCTATCTGCGATGCGTTGCGAGCAACGGCCAGCGTCGATTCCGGATGGCATTGGTCGTCGCCTCGCAAACAGTTGGTACACAAACAGGCTGGCTGCGGCTAGTCCTCGACACACCGGAACGTACGCTCAACTTCGAGCTTCGTTTCAAACAAGGGGAAGGCACAGAAGCGAAGGCTGGGATGGGAAACGTTGACGGACGTGATCCAGAGACCGTCTGCGACGAGCTCGAGATGCTGGTTGGTATCCACGAAAGCGACGTCATCTCAGTGGAGACTGCCACCGGGGATCCGCTTCTTCGAGCGCATGGCACCGTTTTACCCACGGCACTGGATGCCCTGTACCTTCCTGTCGCTCGCCACCTCACTTCGCTGCAAGTTCGCACAGCTCCCGCATTTGTCATGCCATCGATCGACGAGATCACCGATGGTCAGTTCCGGCACCTCGCGCTCCTTGCAACCATCTATGACGGCATTCCTCATAGCTGGAGCTGGACGGAACTCAGGTTCCAGGTTCCAGAGGACGATACCGAGGCAGAATCCATTAGGACCGTAGTCATCGACGCTATCGCCGGTCGCGGGACCATAGTGCAGGTGGAGACACCGGTCTTCACCTTGGGGAACCGGACCTACACGATCGATCATCCCCTCGCCAGTACTACACATTCGGTTCAGCTTGAACCAGGCGTCGATCCCGCAACGCTAAAATCCGGGGACACATTCCGGCTCTTGCCCGGGACGGACGACTCGGTCGCAACGGCAAAGGTTGTCGATTGGACGCCCGGGAGCATCCAGTTCAACTAGTTCCCAGCGAATCGTTGCGTGAACAGGTGGACGGGCGACGCCCGGTAGGGTCGGAGGCAGAGAATCACCCACTCGGCGAATTCGTCGAGTGTGAAGCCTTGTTGGCGCAAGGAGGCCATGGATGGCGCGTATCGAGTGGACAGCACTGAGCGGTGATGAAGTCGAGACCGTCGTCTCGATGCTCATATTCAACGAGCATCCGAGGGCATCACGCATTCGCCCGTCGCGGGGCGACTTCGGTATTGACGTACTCGTCCCGCACGCTGAAAGTAGTTCGTCCTCGGATGTGTATCAGATCAAGAAGTTCGCCACGAACTTGAGTTCTAATCAAAAGAGTCAAATCGAGGACTCACTTCAGCGTGTATTGGTGGGACTGCTGCGCCGTGATATTGCTCTTGCTGACTGGTACTTAGTTATGCCTCTTGACCCGACCATTGAGAACGCACTCGACTGGTTCGCGGAGATGCCCGACGCTGTTATCGCTCGGATGTCCGTCGATGAGAAGCTTGCGCTATCAGCGGAGGAGATTGCGAAGATTCAGGCTTGGCGTCGGGCACCTGGGCGGATCATCGAGTGGAAGGGCTTAACCTACTGCGAAAACCTTGCAAGCAAGTTCTGGTTCGTAGCGGACTACTACCTCCACGGTGGAAGCGAGCGAATCAAGAGCGCTGTGGCTGAGGTCGCGAAGATACTCCAGCGCGACGTAACCCTGCCCGATGCGGGCACCGATGCGGCCAGCTCATCGATAATCGAACCCGGAGAACTACGTGAACATCTTGGCCGATTGAGCCGCGTGCTGGACGGTGACCCCCACTTCCGGTACGGGGTCAGCGTCGACCCGGCAGCGCCGCAGCTGCATCATGAACCGGGGCTCCTAGCAGCAGCTCAGGATATTGCGCCTGACGGCACGTGCATCACGTTCCGCATCTATGAACGGTTCGCGGAGGCCGTGAACGAGCGGCCGATCCCGATCAAGGTGAGGTTTCAATTTGAACCGGGTAGTGCCGAGCAACAGGCATTCGAGGAATGGCGCAAGTACGGCAAGCCGTTGACAGCCGACGTCGCCGTCGACTCAGACCTTCCGGGAGGGCTCGGGGGTTCTTTCGAAAACGCGACCGCGAGCATTTCAGCTGCTGGTGGTGGGGCAAAGGGCGAGACTCGATATCGGATTGTCTCTCCGGAGGGGACGGCGGTTGCCGAACTCCGGTTCGCGGTGACATCCACCAGGGGACTGGACGGCGCAGGCGTATATGTCAAAGGACATGACACCTCCGGCACAGTGTCGATCGAAGGGCATTTCGATGCAAACGATCGGTCCGGCAAGATCGAGTTCTCGTTCAGTGACACAGCGGGCCGGGAAGTAACAGAGGTCGCCGACGCAGTCGAGTTTGTCGCAAATCTCTCGCAGCCGAACAGGCTCCAAATCGCGGGCAAATACGGACCGTTCCAGGACCTCCATGACACCCCGGAAGTTGAAGCACCGCTCCCACCGTTCGTTGCGAGGTACATCACTGCCCTCGCTGCGCTCCAACCCCATACGGCAACGCCGATTGTGGTGCCCGACCTGGCAACGGTTACCGGGAAGTTCGCTCAACGCGTGCTAACGGCAGCGAAGCTTCTCGACGGGCAGACGATCGTCGGCACGTGGAAGCCGTTCGAGTTCGAGATCAACGGCGATGCCTCGATCGATACCAACGGTCATTACCAGTTAGCGACGATCGATGCATTGACTGTGGAAGTTGGCAACCAAACGCTGACACTCGGAGCTACCCAGAACACGCTCCTTTCCGCAAAACTGACGGATCTCGGAGACGGACGGCTTCGCGCGGAGCCGCACCTGAACGATACAGGTCAGCAGACTTTCGCTCCCGGCGAGCCGATTCCGCCCGCTGGCCGTGCACCGGTTCGCTCTCGTCCAACACCCGAGGAATAAGACTGATCATCCTTGAATAGACCCGGTCGCCGGGTTCGCACCTGACGGTTGGGTCCCATGAGGCTGTCTCAGGAGGCCGGATCTCGGCTCTTCGCACTTCCGTTGCACTCCACGTGAAGACTGCTATGTGGTCTGCCGCCTGTCTGTGTCCGGGAATTCACGGAGCGTGGCTGCTATGGCCCTGACGGCGGCCGGGTCTTCCGCCCAGGATTGGCCTGTCCGGGTACAGGCGTGGAAGCTGGTCACTTTCGAATGTTTGGCTGCCTCAGCGAGTTCGTCCCATGCGCATCGCAGATCCTCCGGGAGTTCCGGCGGCAAGGGCTCATTCGGGGCCGCCGGGGCTTCGGGAGCGCTCACTTTAGGAGCCGTGGTTGCAGCTTTTCGCTGAAAGAGGTTTCTGAGGCCCATTTCTGTCTCCCTTCTGACGACGGGGAGCACATGGCCAGGCTTCATGAAGGCTTCCGGCAGACAGCGGCGCAGTCATTGATCCCCCCAATAGTCGAGCTTCCATTCTGATCGGCCCAACAGCTTAGTGTTTATCACTCTTGGGCAACTGGATGCTCGCAGGGCTCGCACCGCTCCGGGCGTCCGCTTCGCGGCCGGCTGTTGGGTCCAGGGCACCCGTCGCAGAGCTCCGGACCCGTGGCCCTGTTGTGTCTGGGCTGTTTTTGGCTGCTGTCGTTATTGAATGCAGGCCTCAGCGGGACCAACTGAGAATGTCCAGGATGCGCAAGTCGCTCAGGTCCGACAGCCTATTGATGTCAGCATCCTGATTGGCCAGGTCTTGCCGAAGCTTCGCGAGGGCGTCTTTGTTAGCGACGACGTCGTTGCGGATGGCACCCCAATACATGCGCTTGAAACCGCGTTGTTCGTAGTGTTTCGCCGCAGCCAGCGCCGGGGCTCGGTAGAGCTCCATCAGACGTGAATCCAGGATGGGGAATAGGTGCGGGCGCTTGAAGTGTAGAACCTTGGAGGCTTTGGCCCAACTCACTCCGTGAATGTCTGTGATGAGGGAGTAGAGCTTTTGCATCGCATCGTACTGTCCCTCCTCAATGGCTGGGTCGGCGTCTTCGATTCGGGCGGTAGACGCGACTGCTGCCCAGTTCTCCCTCCAACTCGTGGATCGCTTTTCCAATTCGGACTGCTCCGCACGAGTGAACCGTGAGTGAATAACTCGTGTTGTCCAAATCTCGTCCGCGGTGAGAATGTTCGGATCGCCTTTGTCGCCAAAGTCGTATTTGAGCAGCGTGCCTGCGTACCGCCTGCTGTATTCCGTTAGCGTTTTGAGTGGCCCAGCAATAGTGTGGCCGGCGATGTTGATATTGGTGGTCGTCATTGTCACTCGTTTCTGGTGCCTGAAGCGGCCTAGCCATGTGTTGGACCCATTGTGGCTCAGACCCATGCGTTATGACGGCGGACACTTCTCCGCCAGTGAAAGTACGTGC harbors:
- a CDS encoding DUF6308 family protein yields the protein MTTTNINIAGHTIAGPLKTLTEYSRRYAGTLLKYDFGDKGDPNILTADEIWTTRVIHSRFTRAEQSELEKRSTSWRENWAAVASTARIEDADPAIEEGQYDAMQKLYSLITDIHGVSWAKASKVLHFKRPHLFPILDSRLMELYRAPALAAAKHYEQRGFKRMYWGAIRNDVVANKDALAKLRQDLANQDADINRLSDLSDLRILDILSWSR